The DNA region CAGCTCCTACCTACAGTAAACATAGGTCTATGTTTACATAGGACATCATGATGTCTGTTTTACAGAGccacaaaaagtcacaaaaagtAGGCTAAACATTAAGTTACTATCATCGGCGCACAAGATTTTTTGTTATAACTACATTTTGGTAGGCTAATTCAGGAGCACAGTAGTTTCAAAAGggttgcacatttattttatttttttcacaatagAAAGGTGAAAAATATCACAATTATTTTTCAGTAGGCCTAATGATAACactataaaaataatgaaaataatattATTGGTTTACCAAAATCTTGATTATAAAGTCACAAAATATTTTATAACGTAGTAGTTTATACTTCTTTTGAAAACTCATACGGTAAACAGTGACATAGATCTACACAAATGTTAACATTCTCAAcgtataataaatatatatcacCTGCGATAGCTACTATACGCaagaagtgttgtttttatcagTATCAAGTTGCATTTTATCCATCTCTAATTTTACTTTCTATATtttaaggaggttttttttaactctagtGCTACTGTggtacaaataaataattttagGCCTGTTGTAGCTATCTGTCAATTGTATTAAACTATATGAGCATCATTTGTTTTAACTCCTcacatattttaattaaaaaaacattatagggttgtttatcattatttttctgcaaaatgtcaaaaattgTTACTGTCATTTTTCAGTTGTATTTGAAAATTTGCTAATAATAAATTCCTAGCACCCAATAAAATGACATTGTTTAATAGCTTATTAACAGTTCAATGTCCAAAGACTTTTATTCAGCATTAAAATTGACCAAGAAAAGCAGGAAATCCTCATAATAAAGAAACTGGAACCAGAAAATGTTGGACATTTTGCTACCGCTCCCGGGTGTAGTCCTATGCCAATGGGCTGCTGTGCTCTCCTACAGTGAGGTGTCCATCATGTCCCGGCTGGCGGTGGTGTGTGGGGGCTCCAGAGGCATCGGGGGGGCTGTGTCCCGCCTGTTGGCAGAGAGGGGCTGCAGGGTGGCTGTCGTTTCCAGGAATGAAGATGCTGCCAGGGCTGCGCTGGCATCTTTACATGGAGGTAAATGATTATTGTGTCAgtgctcccctctctctctctctctctctctctctctccaatcaTCAGCTGTACTAACACTGTCTGTGTTATTGTtggtgttttatgtttttgtttaacctTGTCAGTAAAGTGGGGCACTGGTGGAAAAATTATTAATGTGCACACCCCTTGTTCAGTGGCTGTAATCCTCCAAGTCGGCTGTCTGGATTCGGCTCCGACCTCTGGTTActttcccctcactctctctccctgatttcagactcactgtcctatctctaaataaaggcaaaaagcccaaaagcaaacctttaaaaaacatggaAGTCAAGTCAGATACATTACTAACTAGTTGATAcccccacaaacacattttactttgaaaagccAGATGAAGTTAAATAAATGGTTAAATTTCACTATATAATGAAATCTAAGAGCGTCAGTTTTTTGTCAGTTACACACATCGATCATGTTCTTTGGTCTTCAAAAGTCCGTCACATAAAGTAAGTCTATTTACAgagcagatttttaaaatgacaggAGTTTACCAAAGTCTGTTACTGAGGTACAGTTGTCAGACTGCCCGAAATTTaaacatagtttttttttttaaattaaaacatatcaCATCTAAAGcaacagcagaataaaaaaagcatttaGAGAAAGATAGAAACAAGGAAGTAGTGGACTTcagcaacagaaaacaaaaaacgggGGTCTCTGGAatatatttaaagctcctgtgaggaactttcagcgACCCCTGCAGACAAAGTGACACCTcgtatctctttgctgattttgacCTGAGTATTTAAACATAGTGTTGTTTTATTAAACAATGAATCTCATCCTTCGTTCTTTAACATTGAAGTCTATCATTCTTTGAATCTTTGCCttctaaaattaaataaataaaaaaatgctcatTTGGCATCATTCAGTTAATTACTTAGTCTAACACAGACCCTCTAACTCTGGTTTCGGTCATTCATAATGACTAAATAGAAATTGTCTCACTTGATGTTTGATTTTCAAAGtcctttcatttttaaaaagtcgaTTTCAAGACTAGCTAAAAACTGTCACAGGAACTTTTCAGTGGTGGAGCTTCTGTAAATTTCAGATGCAACACTGTATCAAaaagagaatacatgtagacCTTGTTTACCTGCAGCTGTTACTATACAATGTATTCTTGTTCGCGCTCTCCAGCCGACCATGTGGCTCTCGGCTGTGATGTCTCCAAAGAGCAAGAGGTGCAGAAAACCTTTGAGACGATCCAGAAGACCTGCGGAAACATCTCTTATCTCGTGAACGCGGCTGGCATCAACAGGTATGTGTCATACATGTTTTATATACAGGACTGAACATTATGGTTTAATATTTGactgtgcctgtttgtgtttgattgatCAGGGATGCTCTGTTACTGAGGAGCAGGCCGGAGGACATGCTGGCTCTGCTGCACACAAACCTGCTGGGCTCCATGTTGACCTGCAGGGCGGCACTGCGCAGCATGCTGCACACACGCGGCGCGGCGGTTGTTAATATAGGTACTGATGGCTCTGAAATCAGAAGCTCTTTGTGATGAGGGGGTTGATTTTAGTTTGGTCACTAGATGGCAGTGTACATCATTGTTTCCTTCTTTTGGATTCACTAAAAGAGTAAGtgacttttttaatgtaaaaacaacaacatttgattACTTATATTATTAATAGACATACTATGCATTTTTAAGATGATAACTGATAGTTTCaatgattttgttttggttACAGTCCTTGTGACCAAAAACCAGTGGGTGACGAAAACTAAAGAAAGGGATAATGTGATTTGTTTCCTTATATATGATATCCATGTGTGTTCATATATTGATCTTTTGATAATAAGGGTTTCAGACTGTAGCGTCCTACCTGCCAGTGTTTTATTTGCTGAGTGGTCTGAAtggatgtgtctgtgtttgtaggCTCTGTTGTGGGCCTGAAAGGGAACGCTGGTCAGTCTGTGTACAGTGCCAGTAAAGCTGGTTTAGAGGGCTTCACTCGCTCTCTGGCTAAAGAAGTCGCTTCTCGTAACATCAGAGTGAACCTGCTGGCTCCAGGTACAGTGCATGTGCTTACTCCACCCTCCatctcaaaaatgtatttttcagttttatatATCGTCCTTCTTATGtccctgccctctctctctcgctccagGTTTCATCCGCACTGACATGACCTCGGGCCTGAAGGAGGAGGACGGAGCACGCTCGATCCCTCTGGGGAGATTTGGCGAGCCGGAGGAGGTCGCTCAGGCGGTCCTCTTCCTTTTGGAGTCTTCATACATTACAGGACAGGTGCTGGTGGTGGACGGAGGACTGCAGCTGGCCATGTAGGGACCGAGGCTTTACTCTGGAGTTATCTCAACACTTAGATAAAATGTGAGGCTGGTAAAGCTTCACTCTGCCTTTTCTGGAACATTTGTCAGCTGTTTCTGTTATCGTTAAGGGTCAAGCTTCTGACTCATCAAAACAGGGCACTTGTTTTTAGACCTCTGCCCTTTGGTGACACATGTTGGGGTCTTAATGAATCATCACCGATGATCGCCCCAACCTGGAGTTCACACTATTATGTTGAGGGGCACATGCACTTTGTCAAGGTTCTGCCTCAAAAAGAGCTGGAGTATGACCTCCAAAGAGGAGAGACAAATTGGTACAACTTTTTGTCAAAGAGTAACTTCAGtaaaagccaccagactccattgacaaaacaGAATCTTTTTCCGGCAAAACTCATGAGTTGCTACTCTGTTGCTTCAGTGATtgaccagttttttttttgtggtattGTCCATCCAATATCTATACTGTTGTCCCGTTCAGGGAGCCAATCCCAACTGTCATAGGAAAAGAGGTGGGGTACACCCTGGTC from Labrus bergylta chromosome 6, fLabBer1.1, whole genome shotgun sequence includes:
- the cbr4 gene encoding carbonyl reductase family member 4 produces the protein MSRLAVVCGGSRGIGGAVSRLLAERGCRVAVVSRNEDAARAALASLHGADHVALGCDVSKEQEVQKTFETIQKTCGNISYLVNAAGINRDALLLRSRPEDMLALLHTNLLGSMLTCRAALRSMLHTRGAAVVNIGSVVGLKGNAGQSVYSASKAGLEGFTRSLAKEVASRNIRVNLLAPGFIRTDMTSGLKEEDGARSIPLGRFGEPEEVAQAVLFLLESSYITGQVLVVDGGLQLAM